From a single Helicovermis profundi genomic region:
- the lon gene encoding endopeptidase La: MVDSEKNITMPLIPLRGLLVFPNMVLHFDVGRDKSIKALEDAMVNDQLIFLTTQHDINVDTPTIDDFYRVGTTCKIKQMLKLPGDAIRVLVEGIERAEIVELVQETPFFKADIRVYKDISLKDKEVEALIRTVLSSFEKYISISAKTSPDVLISISSIEEPGRLADVIASNMTLKIEQKQQIIEAISIKARLEALYSILVSEIEILEVEKNINEKVRSQINKMQKEYYLREQMKIIKEELGEEYNPDDEIIELKEKLRKLKAPKKVKEKINKEIERLARLSPASAESGVIRTYISSILELPWNKQTKDTLDITKAREILNQDHYGLKEVKERVLEYLAIRELTKSMKGPIICLVGPPGVGKTSVAKSIARSLNRKFVRMSLGGVRDEAEIRGHRRTYIGALPGRIINGIKEAGTKNPVFLFDEIDKLASDFRGDPASALLEVLDPEQNKSFKDHYLEVEFDLSKVMFITTANSLSTIPRPLLDRMEVINVSGYTEFEKVNIARKYLLPKQLKEHGLTDKNLKLSDPTLSKIVTEYTRESGVRELERQIATVCRKTAAEIVETKKDKILVNSKNLNKSLGVSKYSYDKKNSKNQIGMVTGLAWTAVGGVTLYIEVSPMKGNGKLVLTGQLGDVMKESARTGLTYVRTVAKKYGIEENFHESKDIHIHIPEGAIPKDGPSAGISMATAVISALSGIAVSKDVAMTGEITLRGRVLPIGGLKEKSLAAKRMGIKTIIFPFDNLKDLEDIPDEVKDAIKFIPAKTMDDVLKHALVKVDKNENRK; the protein is encoded by the coding sequence ATGGTAGATAGTGAAAAAAATATAACTATGCCACTGATACCACTTAGGGGATTATTAGTATTTCCTAATATGGTATTACATTTTGATGTGGGAAGAGATAAATCAATTAAGGCATTGGAAGATGCTATGGTAAATGATCAATTAATATTTTTAACTACTCAACATGATATAAACGTTGATACACCGACAATTGATGATTTTTATAGAGTAGGAACAACTTGCAAAATTAAGCAAATGCTTAAACTTCCTGGAGATGCTATTAGAGTACTTGTTGAAGGAATTGAAAGAGCAGAGATTGTAGAGTTAGTTCAAGAAACTCCATTTTTTAAAGCAGATATAAGAGTATATAAAGACATTTCTTTAAAAGATAAAGAAGTAGAGGCTCTTATAAGGACTGTTTTATCATCTTTTGAAAAATATATTTCTATAAGTGCTAAAACTTCTCCAGACGTACTTATTTCTATTTCTTCAATAGAAGAACCAGGAAGACTTGCTGATGTTATTGCTTCAAATATGACGTTAAAAATTGAACAAAAACAGCAGATAATTGAAGCTATTAGTATTAAAGCTAGATTAGAAGCCTTATATAGTATTTTAGTTAGTGAAATCGAAATCTTAGAAGTTGAAAAAAACATTAATGAAAAAGTAAGAAGTCAAATAAATAAAATGCAAAAAGAATACTATTTAAGAGAACAAATGAAGATAATAAAAGAAGAATTGGGTGAAGAATACAATCCTGATGATGAAATAATAGAATTAAAAGAAAAACTTAGAAAATTAAAAGCACCAAAAAAAGTGAAAGAAAAAATTAATAAAGAAATTGAAAGACTAGCTAGACTTTCACCAGCATCTGCAGAAAGTGGTGTAATTAGAACATATATTAGTTCAATTTTAGAATTGCCTTGGAACAAACAAACAAAGGATACGCTTGATATTACTAAAGCAAGAGAAATTTTAAATCAGGATCATTATGGTCTTAAAGAAGTAAAGGAAAGGGTTTTAGAATATCTTGCTATTAGAGAATTAACTAAGAGTATGAAAGGACCTATTATTTGTCTTGTAGGACCTCCGGGAGTTGGAAAGACATCTGTTGCAAAATCAATTGCACGTTCTCTTAATAGAAAGTTTGTGAGAATGTCTCTTGGTGGGGTAAGAGATGAAGCAGAAATTAGAGGTCATAGAAGAACGTATATAGGAGCTCTTCCTGGTAGAATAATTAACGGAATAAAAGAAGCAGGTACTAAGAATCCAGTTTTCTTATTTGATGAAATTGATAAATTAGCTAGTGATTTTAGAGGAGATCCTGCATCAGCTCTACTAGAAGTTTTAGATCCTGAGCAAAACAAAAGTTTTAAAGATCATTATTTGGAAGTAGAATTTGATTTATCAAAAGTTATGTTTATAACTACAGCAAATTCCCTTAGTACAATTCCAAGACCACTTCTTGATAGAATGGAAGTGATTAATGTAAGTGGATATACAGAATTTGAAAAAGTAAATATTGCAAGAAAATATTTGCTTCCAAAACAGCTTAAAGAGCATGGTTTAACGGACAAAAATCTTAAATTATCTGATCCTACACTTTCAAAAATTGTAACAGAATACACGAGAGAATCAGGAGTGCGTGAACTTGAAAGACAAATTGCTACGGTTTGTAGAAAAACAGCTGCTGAAATAGTTGAAACAAAAAAAGATAAAATACTTGTAAATTCAAAAAATTTAAATAAATCGCTTGGTGTGTCTAAGTATTCATATGACAAAAAAAATTCAAAAAATCAGATTGGGATGGTAACTGGTCTTGCCTGGACAGCAGTTGGCGGTGTTACACTATATATTGAAGTATCACCAATGAAAGGCAATGGAAAGTTAGTACTTACGGGTCAACTTGGCGACGTTATGAAGGAATCGGCTAGAACAGGATTAACTTATGTTAGAACAGTAGCAAAAAAATATGGTATTGAAGAAAACTTCCATGAAAGTAAAGATATTCATATACACATTCCAGAAGGTGCAATACCAAAAGATGGACCTTCTGCAGGCATATCTATGGCTACTGCAGTTATATCAGCTCTTTCTGGAATAGCAGTAAGTAAAGATGTTGCTATGACAGGTGAAATCACTTTAAGAGGAAGAGTACTTCCAATTGGAGGATTAAAAGAAAAATCACTTGCAGCAAAAAGAATGGGAATTAAAACAATAATATTTCCATTTGATAATCTTAAAGATTTAGAAGATATTCCTGATGAAGTAAAAGATGCAATTAAATTTATTCCTGCTAAAACAATGGATGATGTATTAAAACATGCATTAGTAAAGGTTGATAAAAATGAAAATAGGAAATAG
- the clpX gene encoding ATP-dependent Clp protease ATP-binding subunit ClpX, with product MNKFEDKKQVSCSFCGKSQNQVKRLIAGPNVYICDECVALCEEIISEEMNDFEDVSLTNLPKPSEIKKILDEYVIGQEKAKRTLSVAVYNHYKRIKNDIKTGDVELQKSNILLLGPTGSGKTLLAQTLAKILNVPFAIADATSLTEAGYVGEDVENILLKIIQAADYDIEKAQTGIIYIDEIDKISRRSENPSITRDVSGEGVQQALLKLIEGTVASVPPQGGRKHPHQELIQIDTSNILFICGGAFDGIEKIISKRIGKKEMGFGSNLQSKKDLEVGKLLEKLETGDLLKFGLIPEFIGRVPVEVSLHELDEKALLKILKEPRNALTKQYKKLFELDGVQLEFEDEALSLIANKAIEKKTGARGLRSILENTMLNIMYEIPSRDDIKECIITKDTIENKTEPKLVLKNFVKPKGKDKENAS from the coding sequence ATGAATAAATTTGAAGATAAAAAACAAGTTTCTTGTTCATTTTGTGGAAAGTCCCAAAATCAAGTTAAGAGATTAATTGCAGGACCAAATGTTTACATTTGTGATGAGTGTGTTGCTCTTTGCGAAGAAATAATTTCTGAAGAAATGAATGATTTTGAAGATGTAAGCTTAACAAATTTGCCGAAACCAAGTGAGATTAAGAAAATACTTGATGAGTATGTAATAGGTCAAGAAAAAGCAAAAAGAACCTTGTCGGTTGCAGTTTATAATCATTATAAAAGGATTAAAAATGATATAAAAACAGGAGATGTTGAACTTCAAAAGAGTAATATACTTCTTTTAGGTCCAACTGGTTCTGGTAAAACTCTATTAGCACAAACTCTTGCTAAAATATTAAATGTTCCATTTGCAATAGCAGATGCAACATCACTTACTGAGGCGGGATATGTTGGTGAAGATGTAGAAAATATTTTATTAAAAATTATACAAGCTGCTGATTATGACATAGAAAAAGCGCAGACAGGTATAATTTATATAGACGAAATAGATAAAATTTCAAGAAGATCTGAGAATCCTTCAATCACTAGAGATGTTAGTGGAGAAGGAGTACAGCAAGCGCTATTAAAATTAATAGAAGGAACCGTTGCAAGTGTTCCACCTCAAGGTGGAAGAAAGCACCCACATCAAGAACTTATACAGATAGATACAAGTAATATACTATTTATTTGTGGTGGAGCTTTTGATGGGATTGAAAAAATCATTTCTAAGAGAATTGGTAAAAAAGAAATGGGATTTGGATCAAACTTGCAAAGCAAAAAAGATTTAGAAGTTGGAAAGCTTCTTGAAAAACTTGAAACTGGTGATCTTCTTAAATTTGGATTAATACCAGAATTTATTGGTAGAGTTCCAGTTGAAGTTTCCCTTCATGAACTTGATGAAAAAGCACTACTTAAAATTCTAAAAGAACCTAGAAATGCACTTACAAAGCAATATAAAAAATTATTTGAATTAGATGGTGTTCAATTGGAGTTTGAAGACGAGGCATTATCGTTAATAGCTAATAAAGCTATTGAAAAGAAAACAGGTGCAAGAGGCCTTAGAAGTATTTTGGAAAATACAATGCTAAATATTATGTATGAAATACCATCTCGTGATGATATAAAAGAATGTATTATAACAAAAGACACGATTGAAAATAAAACTGAGCCTAAATTGGTTCTTAAAAATTTTGTTAAACCTAAAGGAAAAGACAAAGAGAATGCGTCTTAA
- the clpP gene encoding ATP-dependent Clp endopeptidase proteolytic subunit ClpP translates to MALVPVVVDQTNRGERSYDIFSRLLKDRIIFLGEEVNDATASLVVAQMLFLESEDPDKDISLYINSPGGSITAGMAIYDTMQYIKPDVSTICIGMAASMGAFLLTAGAIGKRYALPNSEIMIHQPLGGTRGQATDLKIHTDRILKIRETLNEILSERTGQPLETISKDTERDNFMSASEAADYGLIDKVITSR, encoded by the coding sequence ATGGCATTAGTTCCTGTAGTAGTTGATCAAACAAATAGAGGCGAAAGATCATATGATATTTTTTCAAGACTATTAAAAGATAGAATTATATTTTTAGGCGAAGAAGTTAATGATGCTACAGCAAGTTTAGTTGTGGCTCAAATGTTATTTTTAGAATCTGAAGATCCAGATAAAGATATTAGTTTGTATATAAATAGCCCGGGTGGTTCAATTACAGCTGGTATGGCTATATACGATACTATGCAGTATATAAAACCTGATGTATCTACAATTTGTATTGGAATGGCAGCAAGTATGGGCGCTTTTTTACTTACAGCTGGAGCTATTGGTAAAAGATATGCTCTTCCAAATTCAGAAATTATGATTCACCAACCACTTGGTGGAACACGTGGACAAGCAACTGATTTAAAAATTCACACAGATAGAATATTAAAAATTAGAGAAACTCTTAATGAAATTTTATCTGAAAGAACTGGTCAGCCGTTAGAGACTATATCTAAAGATACAGAAAGAGATAATTTTATGTCGGCTAGTGAAGCTGCTGATTATGGACTTATTGATAAAGTCATTACTTCTAGATAG
- the tig gene encoding trigger factor has product MSSSLKTKENNKVTIEIKVSKEEFKVAIQKAYLKERKKFNIPGFRKGKAPRKIIEAQYGVEVFYEEAINVVLPEEYSKAVEELKLDVVDSPDIDVKELDVEKEIIIEAVVTVKPEVELGEYKGIEVEEIKVEVSDEDVDKELEKSRDMGARLISVEDRAVQDGDSVIIDYAGFVNHEQFEGGTATNQTLVIGSKTFIPGFEEQLIGAKLDSKVDVVVTFPEDYSEKTLAGKEAVFNVEVKGIKVKELPELDDEFAKDTSEFDTLEELKNDIKVKLQESAEKNAKLAQRDKVIDAVSDTMKADIPDAMIDTEVSGMLREFDYQLSSQGISLDQYVQYTGGSLDALKDQMKDDAAIRVKTALVLEKVAELEGFKAEETEINEELQKIADAQKSTMEEVKKLFKNDDYSYIEDSIVSRKTVDFLVENAKLV; this is encoded by the coding sequence ATGAGTTCATCATTAAAAACAAAAGAAAATAATAAAGTTACAATTGAAATTAAGGTGTCAAAAGAAGAGTTCAAAGTTGCTATTCAAAAAGCGTACTTAAAAGAAAGAAAAAAATTCAATATACCAGGATTTAGAAAAGGAAAAGCACCAAGAAAGATTATAGAAGCACAATACGGGGTAGAAGTTTTTTATGAAGAAGCTATTAATGTAGTGCTTCCTGAAGAGTATTCTAAAGCTGTTGAAGAATTAAAACTTGATGTAGTAGATAGCCCTGATATTGATGTAAAAGAATTAGATGTTGAAAAAGAAATAATCATTGAAGCAGTTGTAACTGTTAAGCCAGAGGTTGAATTAGGCGAATATAAAGGTATTGAAGTAGAAGAAATTAAAGTTGAAGTATCTGATGAAGATGTTGATAAAGAACTTGAGAAATCAAGAGATATGGGTGCTAGATTAATTAGCGTTGAAGACAGAGCTGTTCAAGATGGTGATAGTGTTATTATTGACTATGCTGGATTTGTAAATCATGAGCAATTTGAAGGTGGAACTGCTACTAATCAAACATTGGTAATTGGATCTAAAACATTTATTCCAGGATTTGAAGAACAATTAATTGGTGCAAAATTAGATAGTAAAGTTGATGTTGTTGTTACTTTCCCTGAAGATTATTCAGAAAAAACTTTAGCTGGAAAAGAAGCTGTTTTTAATGTTGAAGTTAAGGGTATTAAAGTAAAAGAACTTCCAGAACTTGATGATGAATTTGCTAAAGATACTTCTGAGTTTGATACTTTAGAAGAACTTAAAAATGATATTAAAGTTAAATTACAAGAATCAGCAGAAAAAAATGCGAAATTAGCTCAAAGAGATAAAGTTATAGATGCTGTAAGCGATACTATGAAAGCTGACATTCCGGATGCTATGATCGATACAGAAGTTAGTGGTATGCTTAGAGAGTTTGATTATCAATTAAGTTCTCAAGGAATTTCACTTGATCAATATGTTCAGTATACAGGTGGTAGTTTAGATGCTTTAAAAGATCAAATGAAAGATGATGCAGCTATTAGAGTAAAAACTGCATTAGTTTTAGAAAAAGTTGCTGAACTTGAAGGTTTTAAAGCTGAAGAGACAGAAATTAATGAAGAACTTCAAAAGATTGCAGATGCACAAAAATCTACTATGGAAGAAGTTAAGAAATTATTTAAAAATGATGATTACTCATATATTGAAGATTCAATTGTTTCAAGAAAAACAGTTGATTTCTTGGTTGAAAACGCTAAATTAGTGTAA
- a CDS encoding ATP-dependent helicase — MDILRKIEVQTDLKFNEEQIKAIMHFSGPALTLAVPGSGKTTLLLARTINLIEKYKVKASSILTITFSKAASLDMNRRYEKVFYDSFPYKIKFSTIHSFCYQIFKAYCKKKNLKYTLIETNSYLSKQKILSKIYLDLNKSYITEDKLEELSNSISFIKNMLIDTENIEDEITTFSNLKNIFIEYENFKSKNMYIDFDDMLTLTFDILKNHPKALEYYRKKYDFIQVDETQDTSKIQHEIIKLIANNNKNVFMVADDDQSIYGFRGAYPEMLLNFSKEYKNASIYYLKTNYRSYSNIIDVCNDSIKSNTIRYKKEIKAHFEAKGNVEIINFDSTFDRNNFIINQLKKNTSEDYGILYRNNISGISVANELELKNISFNIRDSKLLLFKHWVTKDIKLILSLSLITQDLSTFEDVYYKINGYISKKMIQFVKLNHRNRNVFDVLLEYPDLKKHQITKLKSIRSHFQLLAKSKPADAIRIIEEELGYTEFLSTRSDVDDYSFLSLVNIIVILKEIASSCDSILSFFERLDTLEEFLNSNSKNYYANTKLSTIHSAKGLEYDNVFIIDAENELFPNGSAVSKFKKNIISPLEEERRLFYVGISRAKKTLRILNVKFKNGTYVKPSIFTNEISKNNNIVIKTIKTKKNNDNLKFNIGDVVIHNVFGEGVVKDSSSNIVKVEFNKSIKELSTNVVIEYGLMKLK, encoded by the coding sequence ATGGATATACTAAGAAAAATTGAAGTTCAAACAGATTTAAAATTTAACGAAGAACAAATTAAAGCTATAATGCATTTTAGTGGGCCTGCTCTTACACTTGCCGTTCCCGGCAGTGGTAAAACAACACTCCTACTCGCAAGGACAATTAATTTAATAGAAAAATATAAGGTAAAGGCTTCATCAATACTTACAATTACCTTTAGTAAAGCTGCTTCTTTAGATATGAATAGAAGATATGAAAAAGTATTTTATGATTCATTTCCATACAAAATTAAATTTTCAACAATTCATAGTTTTTGCTATCAAATTTTTAAGGCTTATTGTAAGAAAAAAAATTTGAAATATACATTAATCGAAACTAATAGCTATCTATCAAAGCAAAAAATTCTTAGCAAAATATATTTGGATTTAAATAAATCTTATATCACCGAAGATAAATTAGAAGAATTATCTAATTCTATTAGTTTTATAAAAAATATGCTTATTGATACTGAAAATATCGAAGACGAAATTACAACATTTTCTAACCTTAAGAATATTTTTATAGAATATGAAAATTTTAAATCAAAGAATATGTATATTGATTTTGATGATATGCTAACTTTAACATTTGATATTTTGAAAAACCATCCTAAAGCACTTGAATACTATAGAAAAAAATACGATTTTATTCAAGTAGATGAAACTCAAGATACAAGTAAAATACAACATGAAATCATTAAATTAATAGCTAATAATAACAAAAATGTTTTTATGGTTGCTGATGATGATCAAAGTATTTATGGATTTAGAGGTGCTTATCCTGAAATGCTACTAAATTTCTCTAAAGAATACAAGAATGCATCAATTTACTATTTAAAAACTAATTACAGAAGTTATTCAAATATTATTGATGTTTGTAATGATTCAATAAAATCAAATACTATTCGTTATAAAAAAGAAATAAAAGCTCATTTTGAAGCAAAAGGTAATGTTGAAATTATTAATTTTGATAGCACTTTTGATAGAAATAACTTTATAATAAATCAACTTAAAAAAAATACGTCCGAAGACTATGGTATTCTTTATAGAAATAATATATCAGGAATTTCTGTAGCAAATGAACTAGAATTAAAAAATATATCTTTTAATATAAGAGATAGTAAATTATTATTATTTAAACACTGGGTAACAAAAGATATTAAACTCATTCTCTCTCTTAGCTTAATCACGCAAGACTTATCTACTTTTGAAGACGTTTATTATAAAATTAATGGTTATATCTCTAAAAAAATGATTCAATTTGTAAAACTAAATCATAGGAATCGCAATGTATTTGACGTTCTTTTAGAATACCCCGATTTAAAAAAGCATCAAATAACTAAGCTAAAATCTATTAGAAGTCACTTTCAACTTCTAGCTAAATCAAAACCTGCTGATGCTATTAGAATAATAGAAGAAGAATTAGGTTACACTGAATTTCTAAGCACCCGCTCTGATGTAGATGACTATTCATTCTTGTCTCTTGTAAACATTATTGTGATACTAAAAGAAATTGCTTCTTCATGTGACTCTATATTAAGTTTTTTTGAAAGGCTTGATACTCTTGAAGAATTCTTAAACTCTAATTCAAAAAACTATTATGCAAATACAAAACTTTCAACTATTCATTCTGCAAAGGGACTTGAATATGATAATGTTTTTATTATTGATGCTGAAAACGAACTTTTCCCAAATGGTAGTGCAGTTTCTAAATTCAAAAAAAATATAATTTCTCCACTTGAAGAAGAAAGAAGATTGTTTTATGTTGGAATTTCAAGAGCTAAAAAGACACTTAGAATTCTTAATGTAAAATTTAAAAACGGTACTTATGTAAAACCATCTATATTCACTAATGAAATATCAAAGAATAATAACATTGTAATAAAAACCATTAAAACTAAAAAAAATAACGACAACCTTAAATTTAATATAGGCGATGTCGTTATTCATAATGTTTTTGGTGAAGGTGTAGTTAAAGATTCATCTAGCAATATTGTAAAAGTAGAATTCAATAAATCTATAAAAGAACTTTCCACAAATGTTGTAATAGAATACGGACTTATGAAATTAAAATAA
- a CDS encoding HesA/MoeB/ThiF family protein, translating to MERYKRNHDMLSEIDMKILINSKVVILGLGGLGEYILEMLVRIGIGEITIIDFDKFDMSNLNRQIYSDEFVIGKFKVDVAKERAININSKVIINAFTKKIDKKNVIELIKGHSLVVDGLDDIASRFVVNNACEKLGITFIYGAISSWYGQVSTILPGEKTLGKIYAKNKEGDLKKGSPSFTPALVASIQVSEVIKYLLKKGSLLNGKLLLIDTLLQDYEIIEFE from the coding sequence ATGGAAAGATACAAAAGAAACCATGATATGTTATCAGAAATAGATATGAAAATTCTTATTAATTCTAAAGTGGTTATTCTTGGTCTTGGTGGTCTTGGAGAATATATATTAGAAATGCTTGTAAGAATTGGTATCGGAGAAATTACTATAATTGATTTTGATAAATTTGATATGAGCAATTTAAATAGGCAAATATATTCTGATGAATTTGTAATTGGAAAATTCAAAGTCGATGTAGCTAAAGAAAGGGCAATTAACATTAATTCTAAAGTAATAATTAATGCTTTTACTAAAAAAATAGATAAAAAAAATGTAATAGAATTAATTAAAGGACATAGTCTAGTGGTAGATGGACTGGATGATATTGCTAGTAGGTTTGTAGTTAATAATGCATGTGAAAAACTTGGAATTACCTTTATTTATGGTGCGATTTCAAGTTGGTATGGACAAGTTTCAACTATCTTGCCAGGCGAAAAAACGCTTGGCAAGATATATGCAAAAAATAAAGAAGGTGACCTTAAAAAAGGTAGTCCTTCTTTTACACCTGCTTTAGTAGCTTCAATTCAAGTTTCAGAAGTTATAAAATATCTTCTTAAAAAAGGCAGTTTACTAAATGGAAAATTACTATTAATAGATACGCTACTTCAAGACTATGAAATTATTGAATTTGAATAG